The following is a genomic window from Corvus moneduloides isolate bCorMon1 chromosome 7, bCorMon1.pri, whole genome shotgun sequence.
GATAATAAAAACAAGCACTATGCTTATATTGTGTTCAGACTATTTAAAAACTGATATCAATCGCTTTTAAAAAGTACTCTTCAAAGAACTAAAATAACCAGAAATCTAGAGAGGAGACACACAACACCAACAGAACAAAAGAGAATTCTGGTACCTTTTAAAGCTTCATCAATGTATGTTTTGTAGTAAAATATCCTGGCATTGTCATTAACATCCGATTTGGTCTTTACCCCCACTCCATTCTCAATGATATATATTGGGGGGTTTCCATATTCCTCTTTGATCCAGTTCAGTAGCCTCCTCAGACCCCAGGCCACAGCCCGATGGTCACTGAGAGCTGAGGAAGGCCAGGAGCTGTCAACTGTTTTTGAAAGCTCCTGGTCATACTCGTAAGAGAAGGGCTTCAGACGTGTTGTTGAATGGGTTACAATTTTGGAGGAGTATGTGTTGAAGCAGAAGACATCTGCTGTGCCCCGGATGTATTCACGCTCCTCCTCGGTGAAAACCGGCAGGCGCGACGACGGCAGGTTCTGGAGCTCACTCCTGTTCCCAACTTTCCACTTCATGACCTCGGGGTAGTCCCCATTTTTGAAAATTGGGTGTGTGAACCAACCCACCAAAAACTGCAGGTACCTGTCAGCAGCTTCAATGTCCCTGGGGTCGCTTGGTGTCTTCGGCTCAGCCCAGCTAATGAAGGGGCACAGGGCAACGACCCCTGCCTGACTTGCTCTGTATTTGTCATCGTAGGTATGGTAGGCCCTGGCATGAGCTTTCAGTAAGATGTGGGCAACCCTGTAGGGAGCACTGCCAGGGTCCTTGACACTGGGTGGGAATGTCCCAAGGCCATAGCCCAGCCAGGCAACGATGTTGGGTTCATTGAACGTAATCCAGAACTTCACCCTGTCCCCAAAGGTCCGGAAACAGAAGTCAGCAAAGCTGTCAAACAGGTCAATCAGCTCATCACTCTCCCAGCCACCAATGTCCTGAAGAGCTTGTGGCAGGTCCCAGTGGTAGAGAGTGACAATTGGAGTGATGTTGTTTGCAACCAGTCCATCAATGAGACGGTTGTAGTAGTCAACTCCGTGGCTGTTGATTGAGTTGTTCCTTCCAGTGGGGAAAATTCGAGGCCAAGACAGGGAAAAACGGTAATTCTTTACCCCTAAGGCTCTCAGCAGGTAAATATCTTCCTCCACCTTGTTGTAGCTATCACAAGCTATATCTCCAGTATCATTATTGTTTATATTCCCTGGGACATGGGTGAAGTTATCCCAAATGCTGGGTCCTTTGCCATCGGCATCCCAACCTCCCTCTATCTGGTAGGCAGAGGAAGACACACCCCATGTAAAATCCTCTGGGAATGTCCCATAAAAGTACATGTCTCTTTCATGAGCAGTCTGGGATGAAAACTTCTGCCAGACAACCTTTGCTTTGGAGGGAACTTCTGATGCTGGTAAATTAGGCAGCTTTGATGGCACAGGTCGGTCAAACACCACTGGTGCAGAAGATCTGCCCAAGGCTTTGGATGGAAAACCATTCTTTTCAATAACACTGGAATAGAAGTAAGCAGATGCCTTGGGAGTCCTTGGTCTGTTGCTATCTTCAAAGTTCACGTGATGCAGCCCAAATTTTAGGCTGTATCCCACTGGGCCCTCAAAGCCATCAAGCAGGGATCGAGCAATGTAGGACCGAACATCAACAGCATCCAGTTTCACCGCTGCCACAGAAACAACGAGACACTGTAATTACCCACCCGAACATTTCCTGAACACAGCTCAGCacaacagaagcagcacagccaaggaTATGTGTGACAAGCCAAGCACTTACAAACGGTTTTAAAGGCTAGAAAAACCTCCCAAACAATTAAGAATATCTGGCAGAAAAAGCAGTCAGCACAGTAATAGGAGCTGGTGATATGCTTAGTGATAGAAATGTGTGAGAAAAGAAGTATTACTCAAGAGGTATCTGAGTACAGGACACTTGTGCCACTGGTATCCCTTCCCTGTGTTCTTGTTTTCAAGCAGATTTCATCAATTTAGATGTATGGTGCACTTTTAGATTTAACACTGTAATTGAAGTCAAACATTGCAGGTATTTAGAGCTTGTCTATATTCCCTGAGCACAGGAGAGCTTCTTTTAGCAGAACAGTGTACCCAATACCAGCAGAGGCAAGTCCAGCATCCCTCCTCACATTGCCTACAAAAAAAACGCACGAAATCTCTCTCATTCAAAAAAAGTTCACTCCCATGTGCAGTCCATCCTCTTTACTTCTGATGAGGCATAACAGCAATGCTaaattgtgttttctgtagCTCTTTCAACACTTCTAGCAGTATGTTGAGATCTACATCAAGAAGATCAAATGCTGATCTTCAGTACACACTGATCACCAACATATTTAATGCATcatatttaatgttttcctgACAGTATTGTTTAGTCTATCTAGAGAGCATCAGTCAAATCTCTATTTGAAATCTCAGCTCTCTATGCTTGTCCAGAACTTGCCACTAACACTATTTTTATGTCAAACAATACACATCTTGCAAAGATACAAGCATAACTTGAACATTCTACAAGCATAACTTAAACATTCTCAAAATGATTGAGGTAGAAATTTTATGGAGATATTTTCAGTATGAAGTGCTTGCTGCCAGTTAGATCCGATTAATCGGTAGAGGCAGTTCAGCCCCAATTTATGAGATGTCTTCATGCAAGAGCCTGCAGGCCAATCATCTCCAGGGGAGCAGGAGTATATAAAAAACCAGTGTTCTCACAGAGGGACTGACCTTAGGGTCCAGGCTACATTAATccataaatatgaaaaatgcattCCAACATCTAAAGAGAATAGAGAGTTCTGTATCTGGACACCAGAGAGGCTTAAGTATATAAAGTCACACTCATTACCTACACAACAGGCAGCTGACATCACATCACTGTGCAAGTGGTGACGTTTTAAAGTTAACCACCATGGAAGGGCTAGAATAACTACTTGccatgattaaaaaaaaataaaataatttcatttctccATACCCTTCAGGGCCTCATCGATGTACTGGCGGAAATAATCCACTCGCAGAGTGTCGTTGAGAAGATCCCTGGTGTCTCCTGTCGGCACACCACTCCCTGCTATGTATATTGGGATCTTTGACCCGGTGTATTCCTGGGATACAAACTTCAGCAGCCTTCTTAATCCCCAAGGGACCACATGGATCCAAGAAGAGGCAGCCTGTGGCCAGGAAGGATCTACATGCAAGGAGAAGTTCCCAATGCTCTCATAGCCTGGTGTGCACATCCCATTAGCCCCGGCACTGACCAGGCGGGAAGTGTAATGGGAAAGGCCAAAGAAATCTGCAGTCCCTTTCACCCAGGACTTCTCCTCCTCCGTAAACACAGGCAGCTGTGCGACTGTTGTGGAGCACTGCTGGTTCACTTCCTGGATCTGAGCCTTCAGCGTATCTGGGTAATCACCATTAACAAATATGGGGTGAGCAAACCAGCCAAGCATGAACTGCAGGTACCTCTCAGATGCCCTCACATCCTCGGAGCTGGTTGGAGTCTTGGGTTCAGCCCAGTCTGAGTTCAGCACCAGCCCCACCTTTCCCAGTTGCTGAGAACGGTATTTGCTGTTATACAGGTGCCAGACCTTGGCATGAGCCTTGAGAATTGTGTGAGCAACCTgggagcagaaagcagaggaaaatgtgtCAGACTGCATTGCATAGAAACTCTTAAGCATTGGGTTTATTGCCACGTGAAAATGTCCTCTCcatccaaaagaaaacaccttGACAAAACAATGATAGACAAGGAGTGTAGGAAGTTTTGGAATAAGCAAAAGAATCTAACTATCCATCAACACCAGCTTTCAGaatagaaaaatgaagtaataaCACCTAGCCTCTGTTAACTAACCCATTTTTAACAAGTATCGTAGATCCAACAACCACATTGTTGTCTCAGAGACCACTTTAGGCTTGAACATAGTTAAAGCACAGAACCATCAGAGGAAAACAACCCACCAAGAGTAGCTGCAGGATCCCAATTATTCCTGTGCCCCTACCTTGTAAGATGCTGCTCCCGGGTCAGTGATTCTTGGAGGATGCTCTCCAGTGCCATAGCCAGCGTAGCTGATAACCCAGGGCTCATGGAATGTAATCCAGAGCTTGACCCGATCCCCGAACgtggaaaagcagaagtctgCGTAGCTCACAAAAGCATCTATGATACTTTCATTCTGCCAGCCACCAAGAGCCTGCAGAGCTTGGGGCAGGTCCCAGTGGAAGAGAGTCACCATGGGCTCAATGTTAGAGTCTAACAACTGGTCAATTAATCGGCTGTAATAATCAACACCCTTGGAATTGATGGTCTCGTTGGTGCCAGCAGGGAAAATTCTAGACCAGGATAAAGAAAATTTGTACAGCTGGGGGTGAAGACCCCTAAGCAGGTAAATGTCATAGCTGGTTTTATAGTAGCTGTCACATGCCACGTCTGCTGTTTGGTTCATGTGGACATGGCCCCCATGCCCAAACTGATCCCAGatgctttctcctttcccatcctcTGCCCAAGCTCCTTCGATGTTAAAGGCACCTGTGGATATGCCCCAGAGGAAACCACGTGGGAAAACATCTTGCAGGAAAGAATCCCTCTCCGATTCAGACTGTTCAGCAAACATTTCCCAGACTGTTTGATAGGAGGACCGAGGGGCAAGAACAGCATCTAGGTTTTCCTGCAAAGTATTTGTTTCGCTGGAAATAGAATAAATAGAAGTTAAAATCTCCAAGGTAGATGCATATGCCATAGAACTTGCAAACATGGAGTATAAAGGAATCATGTGGTTCCCATTCAGGTCACATTAGTCACCTATAGCTCCTTTGACATCTGATCAATCCAACCCTGCTGTCTCCCAGCTGGGACACGAAGGTGCAGGGCAGTGGGGTAACCACAGAACAGCTCTTTGCACAGAGAGTCTCATAATTCGTTAGTTAGGCCAGAGGTGCCAACAAAATCCTTGCAGTGAGCAGCAATTTCCCTTGCTACAACTGCTTCATGAGTTTCCATAGGATAAGCTAAAACTAGTCAATCCTGCTACTGTAATCCTTAGCATCTCCCTGCACAATGAGATCTCCCACGTTTCCATAAGCTCAGTTGGCTTCTCCCCTAGGAAAGCCTCTATTggatttgtttatttataaCCACTTTGCTCTTGAAAAAAGCAGAAGGCTTGAAATATGTACTTGTAATTATTGGCTTGAAGGTGCAATTTGGGTAACCAAGGATGAGAGAGTAGAGAGGATTACATTATAGGATTAGTAGCAGGATAGAGGATTGCAAGTAATTGGAAGAGACTGGCTCAGCAGAAAGACAGCCCTTTGCAGCCCCTTCAGCAACTAACAGCAGACTTTACCACTAAAATGTCTTGTCTCTCCCTGCACATAGGTTTCTAGAGGATGCTGTTTATTACTGTACATTTTTGTAGTGTTATATAGTATTACGGTATTTGATTGTAGTACCTCAAAACCTCAGAGAAGTAGTCCAAGAAATCATTAACATCACACCCAACCATACGTGCTTCTTCTTTATTAAtagctgaaaacaaacaaatggtAAGTGAGGGGTGTAGTCATAACTTAGATGCCATGGGCTGCATGACCCTGTTTGTGCAATTACACCTTGAGAAACAAGGTGCACTTCATAACTAATAGCTATTTTTCTCAGGTCAAATGTATTgagtttttaattaaacttaaaaatgcatattaaaaaatgatcacagtatcatagaatcacttaggttggaaaatacctctaagatcatcaagtccaactgataacccagcactgccaaacaacactaaaccatgtccctaagtgccacatctatgtttcttttaaagccttatggggatggtgactccagaATTGCCAACCATGCCAATCCaacactaaaccatgtccccaggtgacACATCTGCATGTGTTTTAAGTTCCTACAGGGGATGGTGACTCCcccactttcctgggcagcctgtaacagtgcttgacaaccctttcagtgaagaaatttttcctaatatccaacctaaacctctcccaCTGCAACTTGAGGCTGATGAAAATGACGAAAAGATTTGGGGAAGATTTCCTGCTTCCGCTCCCTCAACGTTCACCATCCACCCTTAATTTTCCAATAAGGCTATAAAAAACCATTAAGTTATTTTATCTAATAGCAGCAGCCTAGATTGGATGATTTGGAATTTCCGCCATAAGTTATCatgcagattttaaataaaaaactctCCTCCTTCTTGAAACATCACTCACCTGTAACAATGGCAGCTGCTGGTATGAAAGGATTCTCTTCCACGGAAGCACAATCAAGAACCTTTAGACTAAAAACCAAGATGTCTTTGTCCTTCCAGACACtctgcaaaaccagaaatcaGGGAGCAGTATGAAGAGAAGCATCAGCCATCTAGTAAAACCACGTTCTTggcattttttgcattttacatGGGCAGCTCCTTATCCTGCTACCCAGATGCTGGAAGACTCTGTGCTTATGGATTTTAAGAATGCAAAAAACTATCAGAGGTTAATTTATGTAATAATAGGTACCAGCCTACAGCATCACTGATGTTGGTGCTGCCATGAGATCTAATCCGTTAATAAACTCACCCTCAGCAACATTTCTAGCACTGCCTCTGCTGATGAGGAATGTGAAGTTTGGTAGCACCGTTGTAGAGCCCATGCTAGAGTTTAATATCTTTCAGTGTACAGGTATTGGCCTAACAGCTTATCAAACACTTAGCATGCGAGAGAGAAGGTTTTTCAGTCCTGGACAAAAGAATTCTGCCATTCCAGTTGTTAATGCAGCAATAATAAGCATTGACCAAGATAAtcctttccagcactttccaTCAACTGTTTTTAAGTCAGAGTAACAACAGAGAAATGAGCACTTTGCAGCTGCTTCCTAGTGTAGCTCACAGAAAGTCAGAACTGTTTAGACATGCATCACAGCACACGAAATTCTGCTCCTATTTATGTCCTGTTGTTTGCTGCTATAATTCTAATGCTGTGCATAACATTACCTGGAATTCACTCAATTTCTTGTAGAAATCTGTTTCATTTCCACAATGGTACTGAAGGCTAAGAGACACAAAGTCTACTGAATCCTGGAAacgagaaaaagaaaagaatcatgCTGGAggaaaatgggtttttttttgaagtattacattaaaaatacataaaactgTGTAAGGTTTGATAAAGACATATTTCGGGAGTAAGAAGCCATATAGCTGCATGGGAGCCCTGGACAATATAATGAGCCCAAACTGGATACTGTATGGGAAGATGTGTTTTGCGTGTCTCTtactaaaaaaagaagaagttaaactaaattaaattctattttatgAATTTAATATTAATGATTTACAGTTAATTTCTTAATTAGTAAGATTATGTTTATGATTAATCAGAGAAACCTTTTAAACTGTGTGGTTCAGGTAGGCTTTATCAATAACCCTTGGTTGAAAGTCCACTTCAGAAATCTTTAATCATTCCATATCACGAGGGTTTTCCCACTAGAAGTCAACAACCTTAAAGGAACAGACTGCATTCTCTTATTAAACCAGCTGATGAAGTTGGAAGAAAACTGATAagatttcagtttgtttttcagtCCAAGGTTCTCTTCTAGTTTCATCAGCTCATCTAAAACAACTTCTTTGCTCTCTCTACAAACCACACCTTGCTTAAATCCTTGCAATGTCACACCTACAACGTTGCTTGACCTGGTTCTAAGGTTTGAAGGAttaagcaaaaaaccccacagtgtCATCTGTGCACTGTATCCTACATCAACATCCTCTGGGTGAGGACAGCTATGAACAGGGAACTGGATCTTTAAGAAAGGATGTCATTGCCTTTGTAGAGATTATATTCTCCTCATGTTGTGCCATCTCTGTGAAACTGCATCACTTTTAGCACAGCTCAGACTGGGATTTAACAAAATcagcagatattttaaatagcaGCTAATTAAGATAAAGTATTGATATATTTGGTGGTGCATTAAGTACACCTGCAAAGAAAATGGTAACAGGTACACTTTTTGGAGACGCCTTGTCATTTAGCaagtatattgctaaaattgTCAATTATGAGAACAAATTTGTCTCCATGTAGCTTAATCAGTGCCTACCAGCCAAGAAAGGATgctgaaacaatttttaaatcagCAAGTTTCACATAATCAGACTAATCCAATAATTAAAGCTTACCAAACTGTTCAACTGATCAACCTGCTAAAATCTTATTTAACTTGCAACAAGTCATTTGATCCCATACATAAAAACAAAGCTAAATCAAGGcaaatttatataattttggaaatatttcctcAAGGTGTCACctgaagagaaactgaaagcaATTCTGATGGAGTCATGTCTTGGACAGTGCTTATTTCCAAAGCAATGGACAGCTTTCCACCttgagagagaaagaggcagTCTGCTAGTAACATATTAAGgacaaataaaatttcagtttactgaagttattttaaaaccagttttaaaTTGTTGAAGCTGTGGAACATCAGACAGTGCTCCAGGTAGTTGATTTTAGAATACCCATTGTGGTTTCAATGGAGACCTGAAGAAGGTAGAAATTCAAAGGCACCATTCAAATTTTCATGCCTTTGTGATGGTTctacagtttttaaatttttttaatccattctATACTGAATGCTTCTGAGATGCTGGGGTGGCAGGAACTTGGAGGGACAGGAGATGCAGGAGGGAAGATGGGCAACTTCCAAGGGCTATCACCAGATAGTGTGAACTGTACAACAAAGTATTCCTGACAAATGCAAGAAttaaaaatttgggaaaagaaatggtGACTCAGCCAGCTCTACTGGTTGTCTGTCTGGGACAGAAAATTTCCAAGGCCAAAGAAGGCAGACCCAAGGTGACAGCTGCTCGGAAAATCCCAGGTACCCATCATGGAAGAGGTGAAATTCTGTTGCTCTGTGTAACACCAGTAGATTTGGGATTTAATTACTGTAAACCCCAGGATCTGCAACAAGGAAAGTCAAAACAAAGGACATTGCAGACTTCCTCACAGTTATTATCGCATAGAAGACTTCTTGTGCCTTGTTTTTTCACACTTTCAGGTACATTTCAGAAAGGTTTTAGTCCTTCCTCTGCAGGTCAGAAAAAGGAACACAAAAATATCTACACAGAGACTGCATGTAGCAGTTGCCATTTAATTCCatcatgaaatatttatgaGCCATATTGAAAaacccctctccctgctctccttaCCCACTGGTGAGATCATCTCATGGAGAGTAGTGTAAAATCCTTCatgagcagcagccacagcctggacTTGTTCCTGGGGGTCATTGTAGGGCAGGCTTTGAAGGACCTCTGGCAGATCACTGAAGGAGAGCCATGCATCCACCAGGTCCCCAAAGGCATGGAAGCTGAACTCTGCATACTCCACAAAAAGCTTGTAAAAAGCCCTGCCATTCCTCCTGCTGGCCTGCGCGGCCACGGCGCCGGGCACTGGCCCCTGGTGCAGAACCAGCACGGCTCTGAggcctgcagcagccagggcctccagcagctgccgGTAGCACCACACCTGGGCTCCATCCGCCTTCGTGGCGTTCCCCTCGGGAAGAAGGCGAGCCCACGGCAGGAGGACTTTGTAGTGCGTCACCCCGAGCTCACGGAGCGGGGAGAAGTACCGGGGCAGCTCGGAAGCCACGAGGTCTGGCTGGCACTGTGCTGCAGCCATGCCAGGGCCCTGCTGGTCCTTGGGCAGGACCTGGTCCTGCAGACCCAATCTCTCTGCCAGCTCACTGGGTAGAGGCCCAGCAATGGTGATAAAATTCCGAGCAAATTCCCCATCTATCCCAAGGCTGAGAGACGCCAAGAGAAAGATGACTGTCTTACAAATCAGGTCCATTTCTGAACCTGGCTTCAGAAACAGTTATTCCACACTACTTATACTCTAGCAGAAGTAATATTTAACTGAAATTGTCTGCTCCACAGATAAGGTTCCCTGAACTAGCTGACATGGGAATAACAGACCAGGACTTCCAATCAGTAGATAAACAGGCAAATGGATGAACACAAAAAACACTCTCACTCAGTTAGAGAAAGGTaatgtgaaaacattttctgagatGCTCACGTTTCCCTTTAGGCTTAAATATCAGTTGACATTTGCTAATATTGCCTTCCATTTAGAGGAAGATGAAATAAGGAGATAaactttccttctccttttggCCTTTTTCAGCTTTAGAAgaatcccagcacagctctgggtgcAAAAAACAACCATAGCAGAGTTATCtgcatggctggggctgggtcCACAGCTTAGGGCatggagggcagcaggaggcacGTTTGCTCTCTAATTCCTGGGTGGATAAAGGAAATCTGAGA
Proteins encoded in this region:
- the LOC116446849 gene encoding lactase-phlorizin hydrolase-like; this encodes MDLICKTVIFLLASLSLGIDGEFARNFITIAGPLPSELAERLGLQDQVLPKDQQGPGMAAAQCQPDLVASELPRYFSPLRELGVTHYKVLLPWARLLPEGNATKADGAQVWCYRQLLEALAAAGLRAVLVLHQGPVPGAVAAQASRRNGRAFYKLFVEYAEFSFHAFGDLVDAWLSFSDLPEVLQSLPYNDPQEQVQAVAAAHEGFYTTLHEMISPVGKESRERGFSIWLINIS
- the LCT gene encoding lactase-phlorizin hydrolase, whose product is MIPLYSMFASSMAYASTLEILTSIYSISSETNTLQENLDAVLAPRSSYQTVWEMFAEQSESERDSFLQDVFPRGFLWGISTGAFNIEGAWAEDGKGESIWDQFGHGGHVHMNQTADVACDSYYKTSYDIYLLRGLHPQLYKFSLSWSRIFPAGTNETINSKGVDYYSRLIDQLLDSNIEPMVTLFHWDLPQALQALGGWQNESIIDAFVSYADFCFSTFGDRVKLWITFHEPWVISYAGYGTGEHPPRITDPGAASYKVAHTILKAHAKVWHLYNSKYRSQQLGKVGLVLNSDWAEPKTPTSSEDVRASERYLQFMLGWFAHPIFVNGDYPDTLKAQIQEVNQQCSTTVAQLPVFTEEEKSWVKGTADFFGLSHYTSRLVSAGANGMCTPGYESIGNFSLHVDPSWPQAASSWIHVVPWGLRRLLKFVSQEYTGSKIPIYIAGSGVPTGDTRDLLNDTLRVDYFRQYIDEALKAVKLDAVDVRSYIARSLLDGFEGPVGYSLKFGLHHVNFEDSNRPRTPKASAYFYSSVIEKNGFPSKALGRSSAPVVFDRPVPSKLPNLPASEVPSKAKVVWQKFSSQTAHERDMYFYGTFPEDFTWGVSSSAYQIEGGWDADGKGPSIWDNFTHVPGNINNNDTGDIACDSYNKVEEDIYLLRALGVKNYRFSLSWPRIFPTGRNNSINSHGVDYYNRLIDGLVANNITPIVTLYHWDLPQALQDIGGWESDELIDLFDSFADFCFRTFGDRVKFWITFNEPNIVAWLGYGLGTFPPSVKDPGSAPYRVAHILLKAHARAYHTYDDKYRASQAGVVALCPFISWAEPKTPSDPRDIEAADRYLQFLVGWFTHPIFKNGDYPEVMKWKVGNRSELQNLPSSRLPVFTEEEREYIRGTADVFCFNTYSSKIVTHSTTRLKPFSYEYDQELSKTVDSSWPSSALSDHRAVAWGLRRLLNWIKEEYGNPPIYIIENGVGVKTKSDVNDNARIFYYKTYIDEALKAYKVDGVNLKGYNVWSLMDNFEWVDGYDPKFGLHQIDFDNPNRPRTPKRSAVYYAEIIRSNGIPLPKEEEFLYGEFPDNFWWSVATAAYQIEGGWRADGKGLSIWDKYSHTPLRIGNDATGDVACDSYHKIEEDVEMLKSLKVSHYRFSISWSRVLPDGTTRYINEMGLNYYERLIDALLAANIMPQVTLYHWDLPQALQDVGGWENDTIVQRFKEYAEVLFQRLGDKVKFWITLNEPYNTAYLGYGVGTAAPGISVRPGRAPYVVGHNLIKAHAEVWHLYNETYRAKQGGLISITINSDWAEPRNPHNQEDVEAARRFLQFFLGWFAHPIFKNGDYNEVMKRRIRERSLAQGLSKSRLPEFTESEKQRIKGTYDYFGLNHYTTVLTYNLNYPKGVISYDSDRGTATVTDRSWLNSGSIWLKVTPFGFRKILRWIKEEYNNPPIYVTENGVSERGAFQFNDTWRMHYYRTYINEALKAVALDGVDLRGYTAWTLMDNFEWAVGYQEKFGLYHVNFSDPALPRRPKASAKYYSQIINCNGFPDPATGPHPCLEQEPEVTPTEPTLGAADSVSFLGLELTSQNAEIALYMLFALSAVGALGLALFAYKYGKSSKRSHKQSHMELSNKM